Genomic segment of Helicobacter enhydrae:
CATCTATCTCTCCAAATCCTAGTGTGCATTGTATTGGGATCGGCAAATTTGACGGATTCCATTTGGCACATCTTGAGATTTTTAAACGCGTTTTGCAAAGCAATGCAGGAACGATTGTGTTTATCACACCAAAGACAAAAAGGCGTTTATTGACACCTAATCCCAAAGGGCTTTTGTGTGATTTTTTTGATTGTGCCATAGCACAAAATGCCATTTGCCTACCTTTGAATCAGATTGAGTATATGGATTGTGATGCTTTTGTGGAGTTGCTCAAAAGGATTTTTCCTGCATTGCAAAAGATTGTGGTGGGGTATGATTTTCGGTTTGGCAAAGATAGGGCACATTCTATCAATGAGCTTGAAGCATATTTTGAAGTTGAAGTGGTTGAGCAGATGTTGCAAGATGGTGTGCCGATCCACTCACAAAGGATTATTAAGAATCTTGAGATGGGCGAAATTGAAGTAGCAAATCGCCTGCTTGGGCGTGAATATATGATTGGGGGTGAGGTGATCTCTGGGCAGGGTAGGGGTGCATTGGAGTTTGTCCCAACGCTGAATCTGAAATGTGAGAAGTATGTATTGCCCCAAAGCGGAGTGTATGCGACTTGGAGTGA
This window contains:
- a CDS encoding bifunctional riboflavin kinase/FAD synthetase, translated to MAMKNISSISPNPSVHCIGIGKFDGFHLAHLEIFKRVLQSNAGTIVFITPKTKRRLLTPNPKGLLCDFFDCAIAQNAICLPLNQIEYMDCDAFVELLKRIFPALQKIVVGYDFRFGKDRAHSINELEAYFEVEVVEQMLQDGVPIHSQRIIKNLEMGEIEVANRLLGREYMIGGEVISGQGRGALEFVPTLNLKCEKYVLPQSGVYATWSEWGGVKYPSVSFLGHRISTDGEYAVETHVLDRVLSCQPKDIKIFLVQKIRENQRFENLSMLKARILEDIKEAGEILSDQTLPQGK